In Hydractinia symbiolongicarpus strain clone_291-10 chromosome 4, HSymV2.1, whole genome shotgun sequence, the following proteins share a genomic window:
- the LOC130641699 gene encoding uncharacterized protein LOC130641699: MTKSGAAASSLPKCNYFEQMSFLYERAPMNFPTESNVRIQSKGNTEQTCSKESVDQPPDVDLFTPPQSPMIFNKITDSGRTTVTAKREKRKRSENAEGNRILKELDAIEKELKADDKEECEDSLFCRSLVPTLRKLSPKKNKMAKIKISQLLFEIEFDEACE; encoded by the coding sequence ATGACAAAATCAGGTGCAGCTGCTTCGTCGTTACCAAAATGTAACTATTTTGAACAGATGTCCTTTCTTTATGAAAGAGCACCTATGAACTTCCCAACTGAAAGCAATGTACGGATACAGAGTAAAGGAAATACAGAACAAACGTGTTCAAAGGAAAGCGTTGATCAACCCCCTGATGTAGATTTGTTCACACCGCCACAATCTCCTatgatttttaacaaaattacgGACAGTGGCAGAACTACTGTCACGGCAAAGCGGGAGAAAAGAAAACGTAGTGAGAATGCAGAAGGAAATAGAATTTTGAAAGAGTTGGATGCAATAGAGAAAGAATTAAAAGCTGATGATAAAGAGGAATGTGAAGATAGTCTTTTTTGCCGTAGCCTGGTGCCCACTTTAAGAAAATTATCTcccaaaaagaacaaaatggcaaaaattaagattTCGCAGCTGTTGTTTGAAATTGAGTTTGATGAGGCATGTGAATAA